The following DNA comes from Myxococcales bacterium.
GCGCCTTGGCCATCACGACGGCGGCGCTCGACCCGCGGGTCAAGGGGCTCGTGTCCTACTACCCCGCCCTTTCCGACCATACGGGATTTCTCCACGAGCGGGCCGGCGGCTGGCCCTTCCTCCTCAGGCCCGAGGAGGCTCGCACCCCGGCTCGCATCGAGACGCTGGCGTACTTCGACGTGGTGAACTTCGCCAGGCGCGTGAAGGTGCCGGGGTTTTACTCGCTCGGCTACAACGACGAGACCTGCCCACCCACCTCGATCTTCGCGGTGTACAACAGCATCAAGGCCCCAAAAACGCTACGTCTCGCACTTGCCAACGGGCACCACACCACGCCCGAGCAGAGCGAGGAGGGCGACGACTGGATGCTGACGCGGCTCGGAGTTGTGCCGGCGCAAGCCAAGAAGTAAACAACGCGGAGAGCACGACATGAAGTACCTGCACACCATGGTTCGCATCACCGACGTCGAGGCCTCCCTCCGCTTTTTTCGCGACGCGCTCGGACTCGAAGAGGTGCGGCGCAAAGAATCCGAGAAGGGGCGCTTCACGCTCATCTTTCTAGCGCCCCCCGGAAGCCCCGACGCTCAGGTGGAGCTCACGTACAATTGGGATCCCGAGGTGTACACCGGTGGGCGCAACTTCGGCCACCTCGCGTACGAAGTGGATGACATCTACGCCGCCTGCCAGCGCTTGGTAGACCACGGGGTTACGATCAGCCGACCGCCCCGCGATGGCCGTATGGCGTTCGTTCGGTCACCCGATCAGATATCCATTGAGCTGCTCCAAGCCGGGGACGCGCTGCCACCGGCAGAGCCGTGGGTCTCGATGCCCAATGTGGGCGCCTGGTGATGAAGAGGCACGCGAGAGGCGCGATGAAGCGCCTCATGTCCTACTTTCTGCGGGGCATCGTATTCCTGGTCCCGATCGGCCTCACGGTATGGCTGCTGTTCGGCGCCGTTCACTCCGTGGATTCCTGGGCACGCGATCAACTTCGCTTGCCCTTTCCAGGACTTGGTGTGGTGGTCACCATCGTTGCGATCACCTTCGTGGGCTTCCTTGCGTCGAACCTTCTGACCAAACGGCTGGTTCACGCGCTCGAGAGGATCATTGATCGCCTGCCCGTCGTGAAATTGCTCCACGGGTCTGTCAAGGACGTGCTGAGCGCCTTCGTGGGCGACGAGCGCCGCTTCGACAAACCCGTGGTCGTCAGCATGAACCCTCACGGCACGGTGAAGGCCCTCGGGTTCATCACCCGCGACAACGTCGAGGCCTTTCAACTGGTCGAGCACGTCGCCGTGTATTTCCCCCAAGCTTACAACTTTGCCGGCCAGGTCGTCTTGGTCCCTCGCACCGCCGTCACCCTGCTGGACATGCCCTCCTCCGACGTGATGACGTTCATCGTCTCGGGGGGCATATCCGGCAAGTGAACCACCGGGCGGTCTACGCCGGCAGCTCCCGTCAACCTTGGGCAGACGCCCCCGCACCGATGGCGATGTGCCGAGGCTTGTCTTCGGGACGCTTGGGGATCGAGATGGACAAAACACCGTCTTTCATCTCGGCCACCACGGCGTCGGCATTGGTGCCCTCGGGAAGCGCAAAGGCACGCGAGAAGGTCCCATAGCTGCGTTCGGTGACGTGGAAATGTTGCTTGTCCTCGCGTTTCTCTTCTTCGCGATGCCCTTCGATACGCAACACGTTGCCCGTGAGGGTCACCTTCACGTTCTCCTGCTTGATTCCGGGCAGGTCAGCCTTGACCAGATAGGCCTCGGCATTCTCCTTGACCTCCACCGCGGGAACGAACGCCGCCAGTTTCTGCGCAGGGGCGCTCAGTGACTCTCGGCCAAAAAACTCCTCCATGGCCTTGAAGGGATCCGAGCCCCAAACGTTGCCGAACAACGCAGGCACCGTGGGCCACCTCTCGTTTCTCTTGACGATTGACATGGTCGTATCCTCCTTTCGATACCGCGACGGGCGCGGTGCTGAGGGGCGCCGGCAAGGGCGCCCGGCATTCGAAATGAGAACCACGCCCCTGCGGGCGTCAAGTCGCTCAGGCGCCGCGCGAGCGCTGGGGACGCGGCAAGGCGGGCAGCCCCACCATCGCCGCCGTGCGCTCGTAGAATTTGGACGTGGTCAGCGGATCCCCTGCCAGTGGGTGGCACCGGGTTGCGGCGCCTTCGACGAAGTATTTCCCCGTCGCCTGGCCCCCTTCGTCCGACAGCGCCAGAAACACGGACGTCGCAGCCCCTTTTTCCAGGCTATCGAGGCCCTCCACGCCGAAGCCCTCTTTCAAGAGCTTCGTTGACACGACCCCGGGATGCAGAGCGTTGGAGCTAATCCCATGCCCTGCCACGCGTCGGGCGAACTCGACCGTGAAGAGAACCAAGGCCAGCTTCGACGAAGCGTACGCGAGGGAGTCGTCCCACTCGCGCTCGCCCTGAAGGTTCTCCCAGTCGAAGCGGGTGCGCTGATGCGTATTGGACGAAACGTTGATCACACGCGCAGAAGCGCTGCGGGCAAGGTGCGGCACGAGCAGGTGCGAGAGCACGAAGGGCGCGAGAAAGTTGACCGCATAGGTGGACTCGAAGCCATCGCGGGTCAGCGCACGCTCGCGCATGAAGACACCCGCGTTGTTGACGAGGACGTCGAGCCGGTCGTACGTGGCGAGGATCTGCTCGGCCATGCCGTGAATCTCTGCCAGCGACGACAGATCCGCCGAGGCCTGTCCGACCCAGGGGGTTCCCGCGCTCCGGGCCACGTCTTCAGCTGCGGCTGCGGTCCGCTCGGGCGAACGCCCGTGGACGATCACGCGCGCTCCGCGTTCGGCCAACATGATGGCGGTCTGTTTTCCGATGCCGTCGGTGGCACCGGTGACCAGGATGAGAGGACTGTCGTCCTGTTTGCTCACGGTAATTTGAGGGTAGCAGGTTGAGGTGCAAATCGAGCGCAGAGGCGCTGGGCGGCAGGCACGTGGGGCCGGCCCCAAACGAGCCTCAAGCTTTAGTCGAAAAGCGCTCCGGTTTCAAACGGGGGTAATCCAGGCGGGCCACGGCATGCCCGGGCCCCGCACCGTCTCCTCGAAAGCGGCCTGCAGCCTGCGGGTGATGGGCCCGGGTTGGCCCGCGCCTAGGGGACGGCCGTCGACTTCACGCACGGGCGTGATCTCGACCGCCGTGCCCGTGAAAAAAGTCTCGTCGGCCTGGTAGAGAGCATCCCGGGTGAAGGGCTGCTCGACCACACTCAGCCCCAAGTGGCGGGCCAGTGTGATCACAGCGTCGCGCGTGATG
Coding sequences within:
- a CDS encoding SDR family oxidoreductase, translating into MSKQDDSPLILVTGATDGIGKQTAIMLAERGARVIVHGRSPERTAAAAEDVARSAGTPWVGQASADLSSLAEIHGMAEQILATYDRLDVLVNNAGVFMRERALTRDGFESTYAVNFLAPFVLSHLLVPHLARSASARVINVSSNTHQRTRFDWENLQGEREWDDSLAYASSKLALVLFTVEFARRVAGHGISSNALHPGVVSTKLLKEGFGVEGLDSLEKGAATSVFLALSDEGGQATGKYFVEGAATRCHPLAGDPLTTSKFYERTAAMVGLPALPRPQRSRGA
- a CDS encoding VOC family protein — translated: MKYLHTMVRITDVEASLRFFRDALGLEEVRRKESEKGRFTLIFLAPPGSPDAQVELTYNWDPEVYTGGRNFGHLAYEVDDIYAACQRLVDHGVTISRPPRDGRMAFVRSPDQISIELLQAGDALPPAEPWVSMPNVGAW
- a CDS encoding DUF502 domain-containing protein, translated to MKRLMSYFLRGIVFLVPIGLTVWLLFGAVHSVDSWARDQLRLPFPGLGVVVTIVAITFVGFLASNLLTKRLVHALERIIDRLPVVKLLHGSVKDVLSAFVGDERRFDKPVVVSMNPHGTVKALGFITRDNVEAFQLVEHVAVYFPQAYNFAGQVVLVPRTAVTLLDMPSSDVMTFIVSGGISGK
- a CDS encoding Hsp20 family protein; amino-acid sequence: MSIVKRNERWPTVPALFGNVWGSDPFKAMEEFFGRESLSAPAQKLAAFVPAVEVKENAEAYLVKADLPGIKQENVKVTLTGNVLRIEGHREEEKREDKQHFHVTERSYGTFSRAFALPEGTNADAVVAEMKDGVLSISIPKRPEDKPRHIAIGAGASAQG